In Janibacter sp. CX7, a single genomic region encodes these proteins:
- a CDS encoding heme o synthase → MTTLESTRELSPATRSWRRTVGAYIALTKPRIIELLLVTTVPVMFLAERGVPSLALIVLTLVGGSLSAGAANTFNMVYDRDIDAKMGRTQNRPLVTGEVTPRAALVFGMVLTALSTAWLWLLVNPLSAVLSLAAIVLYAVGYTMILKRRTPQNIVWGGIAGCMPTLIGWSAVTNSVGWPAIILFLVIFFWTPPHYWPLSMKFTDDYANAGVPMLPVVEQMTTVSRQVVAYSWVMVLTSLALIPVADMGWVYLGAAVVSGGLFVGEAHRLHAAAKRGAKQSVLKPMRLFHFSITYVTLLFLGVAIDPLLHLPLPGLA, encoded by the coding sequence GTGACCACTCTCGAGTCGACGCGCGAGCTGTCGCCGGCGACCCGTTCGTGGCGCCGCACTGTGGGCGCCTACATCGCGCTCACCAAGCCGCGCATCATCGAGCTGCTGCTCGTCACGACGGTCCCGGTGATGTTCCTCGCCGAGCGTGGCGTCCCCTCCCTCGCGCTCATCGTGCTCACCCTCGTCGGTGGCAGCCTGAGCGCCGGCGCGGCCAACACCTTCAACATGGTCTACGACCGCGACATCGACGCCAAGATGGGCCGGACGCAGAACCGTCCGCTCGTCACCGGCGAGGTGACCCCGCGGGCCGCGCTCGTCTTCGGCATGGTGCTCACGGCGCTGTCGACCGCGTGGCTGTGGCTGCTGGTCAACCCGCTCTCGGCGGTGCTCTCGCTCGCCGCGATCGTCCTCTACGCCGTCGGCTACACGATGATCCTCAAGCGTCGCACCCCGCAGAACATCGTGTGGGGCGGCATCGCCGGCTGCATGCCGACGCTCATCGGCTGGTCGGCCGTGACCAACTCTGTCGGCTGGCCGGCGATCATCCTCTTCCTCGTCATCTTCTTCTGGACGCCGCCGCACTACTGGCCGCTGTCGATGAAGTTCACCGACGACTACGCCAACGCCGGCGTCCCGATGCTGCCGGTCGTCGAGCAGATGACGACGGTGTCGCGGCAGGTCGTCGCCTACTCCTGGGTGATGGTCCTGACCTCGCTCGCGCTCATCCCCGTCGCGGACATGGGCTGGGTCTACCTCGGCGCGGCCGTCGTCTCCGGCGGGCTCTTCGTCGGTGAGGCGCACCGCCTCCACGCCGCCGCCAAGCGCGGCGCGAAGCAGTCGGTCCTCAAGCCGATGCGGCTCTTCCACTTCTCGATCACCTACGTGACGCTGCTCTTCCTCGGCGTGGCGATCGACCCGCTGCTGCACCTGCCGCTGCCCGGCCTCGCCTGA